In Thalassotalea fonticola, a single genomic region encodes these proteins:
- a CDS encoding S9 family peptidase: protein MKYPLLVASISVFLTACAANDSAPEDAGSTTINTAMTAPVKGEAVQTADQDLQITLEKVMSDPDWFARSPSSWYWGDDNQTVFYKQKRLGNPIKDLFKKSLTVEGNGNKVAYSNMHIAADDGAIVSNDGKQELYTFKGNVFLKDIATQTVYQLTYTSAVESQAMFLADDRVSYRVGNVFYAHDVKNNQIRELANLQMINTPDSKKDEQTYIAKEQEKLINYVALQKRNKGLKADEKSKLRSENDTITTSVFYFGAGKKVVQAQLSPNGEMMVVSVAKSESWSNAGDIMPNYITDEATIDPQKVRRRVSDNRKYQEDVYLLDLVNDAQYLLGYDALPGYDDDVLASVKAENYKREGKEYISEKSPRNIHLMNNSIQWHKSSNQVAIMMEAWDNKDRWIATIDFDNKKFVSQHRLHDDAWINWEFNDYGWFDESETLYYQSEESGFGHLYIKPVDGKAKALTSGNYEVRDLTKTADEDSFYFQANKTHPGIYEIYNVTVDSAKITAITELGGNNSYSLSPDETKLLIEHSTTTMPPELYVQDVTAGATAKRLTHTVTEEFLNMPWTAPTIVEVPSSNTKQGVFSRVYQPTPTDGASATVQGKAVMFVHGAGYLQNSHLGWSGYFREFMFHSMLVQQGYTVIDMDYRASKGYGRDWRTAIYRHMGKPEVEDMLDGVNWLVENANIDKERVGVYGGSYGGFLTLMSMFTEPEVFQAGSALRLVSDWTSYNHGYTSNILNTPEDDKIAFERSSPIYFAEGLEKPLLINAPMVDDNVFFQDTVRLVQRLIELEKQNFETAIYPVEPHGFVQPSSWLDEYRRIYKLFENNL from the coding sequence ATGAAATATCCATTACTTGTTGCTTCAATTAGCGTATTTTTAACGGCTTGTGCGGCAAACGACAGTGCACCAGAAGACGCTGGTAGCACCACTATAAATACTGCAATGACTGCTCCGGTTAAAGGTGAAGCGGTACAAACTGCAGATCAAGACCTACAAATTACTCTTGAAAAAGTAATGTCTGATCCTGATTGGTTCGCACGTTCACCATCATCTTGGTATTGGGGGGATGACAACCAAACGGTATTCTACAAACAAAAACGCTTAGGTAACCCAATAAAAGATTTGTTCAAAAAGTCTTTAACTGTTGAAGGTAATGGCAATAAAGTTGCCTATAGCAATATGCACATTGCCGCCGACGATGGCGCGATTGTTAGCAATGATGGTAAGCAAGAATTATATACCTTTAAGGGCAATGTATTTTTAAAAGACATTGCTACGCAAACCGTTTACCAACTGACGTATACTTCAGCGGTTGAAAGTCAGGCTATGTTTTTAGCCGATGACCGTGTTAGCTATCGTGTCGGCAATGTTTTTTATGCGCATGATGTTAAAAATAATCAGATTCGTGAACTAGCGAACTTGCAAATGATTAACACTCCAGACAGTAAAAAAGATGAACAAACTTATATCGCTAAAGAGCAAGAAAAGCTTATAAACTATGTTGCGTTGCAAAAACGCAATAAGGGCTTAAAAGCGGATGAAAAAAGTAAACTACGTAGCGAAAATGACACCATTACCACGTCGGTATTTTATTTCGGCGCTGGGAAAAAAGTAGTGCAAGCGCAACTCTCACCAAATGGTGAAATGATGGTTGTCAGTGTGGCTAAATCTGAGTCGTGGAGTAATGCTGGCGATATCATGCCAAATTACATCACTGATGAAGCAACTATTGATCCACAAAAAGTTCGCCGCCGTGTATCTGATAACCGTAAATATCAAGAAGATGTGTATTTACTAGATTTAGTAAATGATGCGCAATACTTGTTAGGGTATGATGCTCTACCTGGCTATGATGACGATGTATTAGCATCTGTTAAAGCTGAAAACTACAAACGCGAAGGTAAAGAATACATATCTGAGAAGTCTCCTCGTAATATTCACCTAATGAACAACAGCATTCAATGGCATAAAAGCTCAAACCAAGTGGCCATCATGATGGAAGCTTGGGATAACAAAGACCGTTGGATTGCCACAATCGACTTTGACAACAAGAAATTTGTTAGCCAACACCGTTTACATGATGATGCCTGGATAAATTGGGAATTTAACGATTATGGCTGGTTTGATGAAAGTGAAACGCTTTACTACCAATCAGAAGAGTCTGGTTTTGGTCATCTTTATATAAAACCTGTAGATGGCAAAGCGAAAGCATTAACATCTGGCAACTATGAAGTTCGTGACTTAACTAAAACAGCAGATGAAGACAGCTTTTATTTTCAAGCAAATAAAACTCACCCAGGTATTTATGAAATTTATAACGTAACCGTTGATAGTGCAAAAATTACCGCTATTACAGAATTAGGTGGCAACAATAGTTATTCCTTATCGCCAGATGAAACAAAGTTATTGATTGAGCATTCAACGACAACAATGCCTCCAGAGCTTTATGTACAAGATGTAACTGCTGGCGCAACTGCTAAGCGTTTAACTCATACGGTAACTGAAGAATTCTTAAACATGCCGTGGACAGCGCCAACAATTGTAGAAGTGCCTTCTTCAAATACCAAGCAAGGTGTATTCTCTCGAGTTTATCAACCAACGCCAACAGATGGAGCAAGTGCAACCGTACAAGGTAAAGCAGTAATGTTTGTACATGGCGCAGGTTACTTACAAAATTCTCATTTAGGTTGGTCGGGATATTTCCGAGAATTTATGTTCCACTCGATGTTGGTGCAGCAAGGCTATACCGTTATCGATATGGATTACCGTGCATCGAAAGGTTACGGCCGCGACTGGCGTACAGCTATTTATCGTCATATGGGGAAACCTGAAGTAGAAGATATGCTTGATGGCGTTAATTGGTTAGTTGAAAATGCCAACATCGATAAAGAAAGAGTTGGTGTTTACGGCGGCTCTTACGGTGGTTTTTTAACGTTAATGAGTATGTTCACAGAACCTGAAGTATTCCAGGCGGGTTCGGCATTACGCTTGGTATCTGATTGGACATCATATAATCACGGTTATACGTCAAACATTTTAAATACGCCTGAAGATGATAAAATAGCTTTCGAGCGTAGCTCGCCAATTTATTTTGCCGAAGGCTTAGAAAAACCGTTGTTAATTAATGCGCCAATGGTTGATGACAATGTGTTTTTCCAAGACACCGTTCGTTTAGTACAGCGTTTAATTGAACTTGAAAAACAAAACTTTGAAACCGCTATTTACCCAGTTGAACCGCACGGCTTTGTCCAACCAAGCAGTTGGTTAGATGAATATAGACGTATTTATAAGTTGTTTGAGAACAATTTATAA
- a CDS encoding TonB-dependent receptor domain-containing protein, producing the protein MSTKITLTTSFRLTLMVYVVPFFSLFHPAVHSAEEQPAADEDQEIERIAVTGSRIRRPGAISTSPILSMDAEEIAYLQEPEVEKILRYLPSTAPGDGSNVNNGSAGAATVDLRGLGPERTLVLMDGRRMVPFNYDGQVDTATVPTALIDRIDVVTGGASAVYGSDAIAGAVNFIMKEDFQGVALEYTHSQTGDSDGDKDNLSLTLGSSLDDDRGNVAVSLSWMERKPILLGDRALGQLGIETESGANYEQFLAGEPPVLPVEGCRGPNVVESGGSTTSMPTRFAIVGGGAAAAGQFREDRTLGTECSQFNFNPFNYYQTPQERYSATALAHYYINDETKVYTSATFTNVTVDQQVAPSGTFGQAFDLPLANPFIGDQAQQFMIDAGNNALANDLLTTEGAGANWQDINGNGVVDSEDYLLVQLRRRTLELGARTERFDNDQFQLVVGVEGVLYEDWEYDVSFMYGEANRVTIRDGYTNLTNIQNALDSTDGETCANGDATCVPIDLFGGFGTITPEMAGYARAVALQTQKYDQEVIQMIINGPVDFIEIPWADEPLSLSIGYEHRQETGSLTPDECLKLAPSSCQGGAGGNLQPISGGYKADEYFFEGILPVFNGQFLAESLDVEFGYRAADYDSVGSVDTWKFGVTWRPIEDILIRVMQQSATRAPNVGEIASPVVTGLDNAALDPCSVANAANIDQRLRDLCISTGMTDAQVGQVQDFISGQANTIEGSDPDNLPGAEEADTFTFGVVWTSDWVKDWSISVDYYDIDIEDVIGEFTLQQILDSCYDGGVASECAKINRIGGDLTVSGSGIDQFTTNLNYQRVEGVEIGVNFGVGLNDWGELQFSAIVNKYLTQESKASDLAPVIDCLGTFGTQCDPAPELNWTQRTTWIWNDLTVSALWRHLDSVDIDATVYDDTFSAFRTMDSVDYIDLVASYYWGDNLKFTLGVDNVFEEDPPVVGGEAGDTTFNNGNTFPSTYDVLGRIYKFGVKLEF; encoded by the coding sequence ATGTCAACTAAAATTACGTTAACAACGTCGTTTCGACTTACTCTGATGGTTTATGTTGTACCATTTTTTTCATTGTTTCACCCCGCGGTTCACTCGGCAGAAGAGCAACCTGCCGCAGACGAAGATCAAGAGATTGAGCGCATTGCCGTAACCGGTAGCCGTATCCGTCGACCAGGGGCCATATCTACCAGCCCAATCTTATCAATGGATGCGGAAGAAATAGCTTACTTACAAGAACCTGAGGTTGAGAAGATACTGCGCTATTTGCCAAGTACAGCACCTGGCGATGGCTCAAATGTCAATAACGGCTCTGCCGGTGCTGCAACAGTTGATTTACGCGGCTTAGGGCCAGAAAGGACTTTAGTATTAATGGATGGCCGCCGCATGGTGCCATTTAACTATGATGGTCAGGTAGATACCGCAACCGTACCTACTGCTCTAATTGATCGCATCGATGTGGTTACCGGTGGTGCTTCTGCCGTATATGGCTCTGACGCCATAGCAGGTGCGGTGAACTTTATTATGAAGGAAGATTTTCAGGGCGTGGCGCTGGAATATACTCACTCGCAAACTGGTGACAGTGATGGTGACAAAGACAACCTGTCGTTAACCTTAGGTTCAAGCCTAGATGACGATCGCGGCAATGTGGCGGTGTCGTTAAGCTGGATGGAAAGAAAACCGATACTTTTGGGAGACCGAGCACTGGGCCAGCTAGGCATAGAGACGGAATCTGGGGCGAATTACGAACAATTTTTAGCGGGCGAACCACCGGTACTTCCGGTCGAAGGTTGTCGTGGCCCTAATGTTGTCGAATCTGGTGGTTCAACCACATCTATGCCTACTCGTTTTGCCATTGTGGGTGGTGGTGCTGCTGCTGCCGGACAGTTCAGAGAAGACAGAACTTTAGGCACTGAGTGTAGTCAGTTTAATTTTAACCCGTTTAATTATTATCAGACTCCACAAGAGCGTTATAGTGCTACCGCGCTTGCCCATTACTATATTAATGACGAGACAAAGGTATACACTTCAGCAACATTTACCAATGTCACCGTAGATCAACAGGTTGCGCCTTCAGGAACATTTGGACAAGCATTTGATCTGCCATTGGCTAATCCATTTATTGGCGACCAAGCACAGCAGTTTATGATTGACGCCGGTAACAATGCCTTAGCCAATGACTTGCTAACCACCGAAGGAGCGGGAGCGAACTGGCAAGATATTAATGGCAATGGTGTCGTGGATAGTGAAGATTACCTGCTAGTGCAATTGCGCAGACGTACGCTAGAGTTGGGAGCTCGAACCGAGCGCTTCGACAATGATCAGTTCCAGTTGGTAGTTGGCGTTGAAGGAGTATTATACGAAGATTGGGAATATGATGTTTCATTTATGTATGGTGAAGCGAACCGGGTAACCATTCGCGACGGCTATACCAATTTAACCAATATTCAAAATGCTCTCGACAGTACCGATGGGGAAACTTGTGCCAATGGCGATGCGACCTGTGTACCAATCGACCTGTTTGGCGGTTTTGGTACCATCACCCCTGAAATGGCTGGCTATGCCAGGGCTGTAGCACTACAAACTCAAAAATATGATCAAGAAGTCATTCAGATGATTATTAATGGTCCGGTTGATTTTATTGAAATCCCATGGGCAGACGAACCACTGTCATTGAGTATTGGTTATGAGCATCGCCAGGAAACGGGCTCGCTAACTCCAGATGAATGTCTGAAGTTAGCGCCTTCGAGTTGTCAAGGCGGCGCCGGTGGTAACTTGCAGCCGATCAGCGGCGGCTATAAAGCCGATGAGTACTTTTTCGAAGGGATCCTGCCGGTATTTAACGGTCAATTTTTGGCCGAATCTCTTGACGTCGAGTTTGGTTATCGGGCAGCGGATTATGATTCTGTCGGCTCGGTAGATACCTGGAAGTTCGGTGTAACCTGGCGCCCAATCGAGGATATATTGATTCGGGTAATGCAACAATCTGCAACCCGTGCACCAAACGTCGGCGAGATTGCATCCCCGGTGGTTACCGGCCTGGATAATGCTGCATTGGATCCCTGCTCGGTTGCCAATGCCGCAAATATCGATCAACGATTACGCGACCTTTGTATTTCTACCGGTATGACGGATGCGCAAGTAGGTCAAGTGCAAGATTTTATCTCCGGACAGGCAAATACTATTGAAGGCAGTGATCCGGATAACCTGCCAGGCGCAGAAGAGGCCGACACCTTTACTTTTGGCGTGGTCTGGACCTCAGATTGGGTTAAAGATTGGTCTATCTCGGTCGATTACTATGATATCGATATTGAAGATGTCATTGGCGAATTCACTTTACAACAAATACTCGATTCTTGTTACGATGGTGGTGTTGCCAGTGAGTGTGCAAAAATCAACCGCATCGGCGGCGACTTGACAGTCTCAGGCTCTGGTATCGATCAGTTTACCACTAATTTAAATTATCAACGGGTAGAAGGCGTTGAAATTGGTGTGAATTTTGGCGTTGGTTTAAACGATTGGGGCGAACTCCAATTTTCTGCTATCGTCAACAAGTACCTGACCCAGGAATCGAAAGCCTCAGATTTAGCTCCGGTAATTGATTGTTTGGGCACCTTTGGTACCCAATGTGATCCGGCGCCGGAATTAAACTGGACCCAGCGCACCACCTGGATTTGGAATGACCTGACGGTGTCGGCGTTATGGCGTCATCTTGACAGTGTTGATATCGACGCCACCGTATATGATGACACATTTTCTGCGTTTAGAACCATGGACAGTGTCGATTATATCGACCTAGTTGCCAGCTATTACTGGGGAGATAATCTTAAATTTACGTTAGGCGTAGACAACGTATTTGAAGAAGATCCTCCAGTTGTCGGTGGCGAGGCCGGTGATACTACTTTTAACAATGGTAACACTTTCCCTAGTACCTATGATGTCTTGGGACGAATTTATAAATTCGGAGTTAAGTTGGAATTTTAA
- the nadA gene encoding quinolinate synthase NadA, producing MLETTLAVDFDYTFPAKPAPLNDAEKIDYKGKIKQLLIDKNAVLVAHYYTDPEIQALAEETGGCVADSLEMARFGKEHPATTLIVAGVKFMGETAKVLTPHKTVLMPTLEATCSLDLGCPIEEFNKFCDQHPERTVVVYANTSTAVKARADWIVTSSCALEIVEHLDEQGETILWGPDKHLGAYIEKQTDADMIMWDGACIVHDEFKTKALNDMKALHPDAAVLVHPESPLDVVALADAVGSTSQLIKAAQDMPNQKFIVATDRGIFYKMQQLCPDKEFFEAPTAGEGATCRSCAHCPWMAMNGLKAIHDSLIDGEGREIFVDNDLREGALKSLGRMLDFSASLKLAQTNNT from the coding sequence ATGTTAGAAACTACACTAGCCGTTGATTTTGATTACACTTTTCCTGCAAAGCCTGCTCCGTTAAACGATGCTGAAAAGATCGATTACAAAGGTAAAATCAAACAGTTACTTATCGACAAAAATGCCGTGCTTGTTGCTCATTATTATACCGATCCTGAAATTCAAGCATTGGCTGAAGAAACGGGTGGTTGCGTAGCTGACTCTCTAGAAATGGCTCGATTTGGTAAAGAGCACCCTGCGACTACATTAATTGTTGCGGGCGTTAAGTTTATGGGCGAAACGGCAAAAGTGTTAACACCACATAAAACCGTATTAATGCCAACCTTAGAAGCAACATGTTCTTTAGATTTAGGTTGCCCGATTGAAGAGTTCAATAAGTTTTGCGATCAACACCCTGAGCGCACCGTAGTCGTTTACGCTAATACCTCAACAGCGGTTAAGGCCCGAGCTGATTGGATAGTAACATCATCTTGCGCCCTAGAAATTGTAGAGCACCTTGATGAGCAGGGCGAAACGATCTTATGGGGTCCAGACAAGCATCTGGGTGCTTACATCGAAAAGCAAACCGATGCCGATATGATCATGTGGGACGGCGCCTGTATTGTTCATGATGAGTTTAAAACCAAAGCGCTTAACGACATGAAAGCATTACACCCAGACGCTGCGGTATTAGTTCACCCTGAATCACCACTAGATGTAGTAGCACTTGCTGATGCTGTAGGCTCAACGAGCCAGCTGATTAAAGCGGCGCAAGATATGCCAAATCAAAAGTTTATTGTCGCAACAGATCGCGGTATCTTTTACAAGATGCAACAACTTTGCCCTGATAAAGAGTTTTTTGAAGCGCCAACTGCTGGCGAAGGCGCAACTTGTAGAAGCTGTGCACACTGTCCTTGGATGGCAATGAACGGTTTAAAAGCAATTCATGACTCATTAATTGATGGTGAAGGTAGAGAAATCTTTGTTGATAACGACTTGCGAGAAGGTGCATTAAAATCACTTGGCCGTATGCTAGATTTCTCGGCTAGTTTAAAACTTGCCCAAACAAATAATACATAA
- a CDS encoding class I SAM-dependent methyltransferase encodes MMTKKTLSTSIVTLGLVSLLATSFVQANTLSDKQFMSAMQSSDRAEADKARDENRKPDKVMNFFGIEPGMTVLEILASGGYYTEVLSHRVGDTGKVYAQNNKFILEVMNGRFAKEFAARTANNRLNNVIHYQNEFNEIGLKKQIDVVTIVLNYHDFYSNISKEKRINILKDLKATLKPGGVLGVIDMESGTSIHNKDLHRIHHQIVRDEFNEAGFVLEAEADFLKNANDDYSKMVFESSVRGKTDRFVFRFKG; translated from the coding sequence ATGATGACTAAAAAAACACTATCCACATCTATAGTAACACTAGGATTAGTAAGTCTATTAGCTACTTCGTTCGTACAAGCTAATACTTTAAGCGATAAGCAGTTTATGTCGGCAATGCAATCAAGCGATCGCGCTGAAGCTGATAAAGCGAGAGATGAAAATAGAAAACCCGATAAAGTTATGAACTTTTTTGGAATAGAGCCAGGAATGACAGTATTGGAAATATTGGCAAGCGGCGGCTATTACACCGAAGTATTGTCTCACCGAGTAGGAGATACGGGCAAGGTATACGCACAAAATAATAAGTTCATATTAGAAGTAATGAACGGACGTTTTGCTAAAGAGTTTGCTGCCCGTACGGCTAATAATCGTTTAAATAACGTTATACATTACCAAAATGAATTCAATGAAATTGGCCTTAAAAAGCAAATTGATGTTGTTACTATTGTATTAAACTATCACGATTTTTATTCCAATATATCAAAAGAAAAACGCATAAATATATTAAAAGACTTAAAAGCGACATTGAAACCCGGCGGTGTTTTAGGAGTAATTGATATGGAATCGGGAACGAGTATACATAATAAAGATCTACATCGTATTCATCATCAAATTGTACGCGATGAATTTAATGAAGCAGGATTTGTATTAGAAGCAGAGGCTGATTTTCTTAAAAATGCTAATGACGATTACAGTAAAATGGTATTTGAATCATCGGTAAGAGGGAAAACAGACCGTTTTGTTTTCCGGTTTAAAGGCTAA
- a CDS encoding MATE family efflux transporter, which translates to MFGAILALLLYDLLESSLLALSGVNTLAAIGFTLPLTTAMTAMAIGLSIRSNNKIVKSDCLDKSNLASVISTSLLMSVLIVSFFALCAYASNQQLLSLLGNEHWAEISLTNEKVSLVNQQKNYMAARYISWVFLALIWQVNAIFRALGHGVLASNLMFSWLTVKSILALLLLLPSSDFFFSALSGLAYVHVVSDLLLALISLVILIKKLKLSFPSLPELKFQLTSPKKDAVIVILQQLITPISMALLTIIAANIDYSYVAAFAFILRMESLFLLIPMVLTTSMPAIIGSNFWVGNKQRVQHAYFITFSTIILIQLIIAVVLFFYSPLLSTMLCSQDTVANYISRYFIWVSWGYLSMGCIMVYQSCLNAKGKTTQALILGIFHRIVFLLLFSYIGSIYALQEDYYQGMQFGHVINAAITINDHFYQGILSGHIASGVLLLMFLSRNKTLNPSASNRPNTLTQVDILNFKSKPT; encoded by the coding sequence CTTAGTGGGGTTAATACGCTTGCGGCCATTGGTTTTACCTTACCCTTGACCACCGCTATGACAGCAATGGCCATTGGGCTTAGTATTAGAAGCAACAATAAAATAGTTAAATCAGACTGTCTGGATAAATCAAATCTTGCTAGTGTCATTTCGACTTCACTATTAATGTCAGTGTTAATAGTCAGTTTTTTTGCATTATGCGCTTACGCTAGCAATCAACAATTATTATCTTTGTTGGGTAATGAACATTGGGCAGAAATAAGCTTAACCAATGAAAAAGTAAGTCTCGTTAATCAACAAAAGAATTATATGGCAGCTCGATATATTAGCTGGGTATTTTTAGCATTAATTTGGCAAGTAAACGCCATATTCAGGGCCTTAGGTCATGGGGTGTTAGCAAGTAATTTAATGTTTAGCTGGTTGACCGTTAAAAGTATATTAGCTTTGTTATTACTATTACCATCAAGTGACTTTTTCTTTAGTGCTTTGTCAGGGTTAGCCTATGTGCATGTTGTTAGCGATCTTCTGTTGGCATTAATATCTCTTGTCATTTTAATTAAGAAATTGAAATTATCCTTTCCAAGCTTGCCAGAATTAAAATTTCAGTTAACTTCGCCAAAAAAAGATGCGGTAATTGTTATATTGCAACAATTAATTACGCCGATTAGTATGGCGTTGTTGACAATTATTGCCGCTAACATTGATTATTCCTACGTTGCCGCTTTCGCCTTTATTTTGAGAATGGAGTCACTATTCCTATTAATTCCCATGGTATTAACAACTTCAATGCCAGCAATTATCGGTAGTAATTTTTGGGTAGGTAATAAGCAGCGAGTTCAACATGCATATTTTATCACTTTTTCGACTATTATTCTGATCCAGTTAATTATCGCGGTGGTACTATTTTTCTATAGTCCATTGCTGTCAACAATGTTGTGTTCACAAGACACTGTAGCAAATTACATCAGTCGATATTTCATCTGGGTATCTTGGGGCTACCTTTCAATGGGCTGTATCATGGTGTATCAGTCTTGTCTAAATGCAAAAGGGAAAACCACACAGGCCTTGATTTTAGGTATATTTCACAGAATAGTATTCTTGTTGTTATTTTCCTATATAGGATCGATATACGCCTTACAGGAGGACTATTATCAAGGAATGCAGTTTGGGCATGTGATCAATGCAGCCATTACCATCAATGATCATTTTTACCAAGGCATTTTGAGTGGACATATTGCCAGTGGCGTATTGCTCTTGATGTTCCTATCTAGAAATAAAACCTTAAATCCATCAGCTTCTAACCGCCCAAATACTCTAACTCAAGTAGATATTCTAAATTTTAAAAGCAAACCAACCTAA